Genomic segment of Benincasa hispida cultivar B227 chromosome 1, ASM972705v1, whole genome shotgun sequence:
CCATTGTCACCGTCATTCTGTGACACGACTGGGATCTTCACAGCTGATCTTTCCAACTCCTTCTCGAGCTCTTCTTCCTGACGCAGTGCCGTGAATTGGCTGTCTAAGGATCTGGCTGCTCCCAACCATGCCAGGACGATAACCAACAGGACACCTCCAAGGTATGGAGTCGAGTTTGCAAGAGATCCGAATGTCAAGATCATGAATTGTTGAATGAGGGCGCCTCCAGACTTCCCCAACGGGTTGCAGACAACGTCAATGGCAGCCTTCCCTTTAACCTGAAACACGAGCATTTGTCACACAGAGCCATCGAAAAATGAATTCttaaaacaatttagtgatGAGTAAGAACAAGTTGCGAAATCATCATACCTTGGTATCCTCATCCAAAGGAATGTAAGCCATTTCTTTGCAAGGATCAAACAAACTGTATTTGGCACTCTTGCTGAAGATGTTTTGCATAGCACCCACATAAACAGCAGCAAGAAGAGGAGTTAAGCCGAACTGTGTAAGCATAGGTGCTAACGGGCCTCCAAACAAAATCAACGAAAAGAATGCAACTCCAGTGACGAGGAGCACTGTGGGCGTAATGTTGGCTGCAACCCCCCATCCGTATTTGTTGAATATAAATTGACTTAGCAACATCATTACGAACGTTACTATTCCAGTAGCGGTTGAGAAATCACCCATGAAAGAAGAGTATTCATTCGGGCTTGGAAACTGCACAATTGGATAAGGGTATTTATTATTTCTAGAGCAACAATCTGATTGCTAGACAGACATTCCAATGTCAAATGCAACAAACCTGCGCTTTGAGCTTTGATTTCCACGTAACCTCAACGAGATTGATACTGATGCCATAAGCAACCACCAGTGTGGCAAGATCCCGGATGTATCTTGAAGACGCCAAGAATTTCAAGCTCTCCATTGTCCCCATGTTAACCTTCTCCTGTAAATAAACGCAAGAATCATAAATATTCagaatcatttttcaaaaaaagataaTAGTATGCCTTTACATTTATGAGTTGACAAGAGGATCGTTAGCCAAAGTAAGACTTGTGCGAGCACCCGTACGGGAAACACAAGGTTAATAGCAATGCCATTCTTACAACGAAAAATATACCATTAGTTTCTAAAGATgttaccttcttcttcttgctgCGAGTCGGAAGAGAAGCAAATTTATTCACCCACCAATACAGGAAACAGATAGCAAGCCCCATACCAACCACGATACTCATCATTGCTTTCAGAGATATTGCCCAACCATCGACTCCTGGGCCTAAGTGTTTCCtcaaatttgagaaatatttcaCCGTTCTGCCTGAGAAAATGAGGGCAACATTTGCACCAAGTCCGAATAGAGGATAGAACTTTTTGGCTTCCTCAACAGTGGTAATCTGCAGAAAAAATGGCaatcaaaaaagagaaaattaacGAGTTAAACATTGTTCATGGCTATTCTGGCCACAGATAGATTCAGTTAAACCTGACCACCATGCATTACCAGAACATAAGCCCAAGAACTAAATGAATACCAGCAGACTCAGATCAATCCAATGATTAGTATATGCAACTTCAGGGGGAGGAAACCAATATGTTTCACAAAACACAAATGCAACAGAATTAATTCTTTTCCATTCCATTCCATTTCAGAGATCCTCAACCTCATCGTACACTCAAAACATATTTCACAAAACAAAGCATTAGAAGTCATGAAACCAACAGAGCAAAAACTAGcattcagaaaaaaaaaaaaaaaaaaaaaaaaaaaaaaaaaaaaaaaaaaaaacaaacaaacaaacaagaaTCGTCATTCAATGATATTTAACATCCAATGCACACTCGAACGAGATCAGAAATCAAAATCGAAATCATCAGCAGCAGTCAACAATACCAACACCACATCATAAATCA
This window contains:
- the LOC120083995 gene encoding plastidic ATP/ADP-transporter-like, producing the protein MEAVLQSKGLLSLPPNPKTRSLLPSQGLRQRILSTNPRNLSGFSLSSNGFQKFQGFVSKNPSFCPKERVSLICRAEAAAAPGADSDGQPAFSEIESPKFLGIEVETLKKIIPLGLMFFCILFNYTILRDTKDVLVVTAKGSSAEIIPFLKTWVNLPMAVGFMLLYTKLANALPRQALFYTVIVPFIAFFGAFGFLLYPLSNYIHPQAFADKLLNALGPRFLGPLAIMRIWSFCLFYVMAELWGSVVVSVLFWGFANQITTVEEAKKFYPLFGLGANVALIFSGRTVKYFSNLRKHLGPGVDGWAISLKAMMSIVVGMGLAICFLYWWVNKFASLPTRSKKKKEKVNMGTMESLKFLASSRYIRDLATLVVAYGISINLVEVTWKSKLKAQFPSPNEYSSFMGDFSTATGIVTFVMMLLSQFIFNKYGWGVAANITPTVLLVTGVAFFSLILFGGPLAPMLTQFGLTPLLAAVYVGAMQNIFSKSAKYSLFDPCKEMAYIPLDEDTKVKGKAAIDVVCNPLGKSGGALIQQFMILTFGSLANSTPYLGGVLLVIVLAWLGAARSLDSQFTALRQEEELEKELERSAVKIPVVSQNDGDNGSLAGRSSLNPTTGDSASSSSETSAPTNA